In Nicotiana tabacum cultivar K326 chromosome 10, ASM71507v2, whole genome shotgun sequence, the DNA window ttttgagaggATTGGCACTGTTCCTCCATCTTCTTCCTAAAAGGAGAAGAACAAAAACGATAAAAACCCTACTCCAAAACCTTCACGCCTTCACGTCCGAAACAGCAAACAAAAACCACCATCGTCTTCCTCCTTATCTCAGGACCGAAAAGCCTAAGCAAAACCCTATCGTCCCCCACCGTGAAACCACCATAAACAGACCACTCATCCTCCTCCTAGCTCCGTCAAACCATTTGCCGGCGAACCTCCATTAAAGccgtcgagcagcagctgttgctgctgcgTCGTTGCTGTCCGTCGACCACATCCAAACACCAAGCAAAACCAGTCGCGACGCCCCCCTCACGTCCGAACGACCATCGCCttcttcctccattaaatccAACGAACACTGCtgcttcgtcttcgtcgtcactGCCCCCACTCCCCCAACGCCATAACCACCGCCTGAAACCTGCGACCACCTCCAGTCGCACCTCCCACCGTCGCCTTCCCCGTCGCCTACAACCACCGGCTGTCCTCTATTACTGTTTTATCGACCATCACCAAACCACCCTTCCAGCTTCCCCATAACCCCTGCTGCTCGTCGTTCAGCCCCATcgaccactgcccaaacgaccctcCAATCTCCACAGCTGCTCACCCACATCCGAACCCACCAACAACCACCCTTGCCTAGCTCCCTCTCCGTCCCACGTCCACCATCGCCCAGCTCCCTCCATCTCGTCACCTTCCCCATCGCCCAAAACCACCTGAAGAGAAAGATCCTATCGACTTCTTCTtcaactgcccaaacgaccccctCCTGCTGCAGCTTCACGTACCAGGTGTTGCGCCGGAAAAATACAGCAGCAACCAAACAATCCTTGGTTGTTGACAGTTGTGGATCcgagctttctatttccatcgaggtcgtctttggttcatcgaggtccggtacgtcgaggtgtttgtccgaggttccgtcgttttTCTTCGTTCAGAGAGGTCCGGTTTGAGTcccgtcggggtcgtgtttgtcgtcccgagtttgccgaggttcaaaggttagtaaacctcaagtattagataaggaaatgttacgttaaatgttcgaagatgcaatatagaaattggtatgataattttctgcttatattttcatcgtatgcatttttgctcattttgcgttaCGCGATTCTTATTTATccgatgtcatttaattaagttggactagttgttctatgacacaagtttgacgttaatctgttcgtcctttcctttgcttaggtcattcggacaaaattattattagtacatgctcttactactcccgaaacactcattcactagactcattttattaaattttgacaagttatgagattttagttgtaaagaagtcgtaaggtttagtattgttaaaggcgtaaaaatggcatcattttaaaaatataaaaaatttaaaaaaaataaaatgagacgagcctcgccaaataaaagggacaaattgcggggccctcacaaaatatatgtattaaatacttagattccgggacgggccgtttagcaaatttcacggccctaccccaaaataataatgcgctagttgctttaggcgcgcctttaataatgttatctccctaaactcgggtgcacatttatgtgacccaaatccaaatctcaacgggaTCGAAATACGTCTCtaatcacgggcacattgattgtggcgtggcccgagatgcatttccatgacgttgcgaattctttttttttaaaaaataataaatgagacgagcctcgacaaacaaaaaatgcaaattgtggggccctcagtgaatacttgttttaaatttacttagaattcaggagggccgcttagcgaatttcgtggccttcccaaaataataacacgatagtctctttaggcgcatgTTTAATAATCTACATTCTTAAACTTGGATGTGCATTTCATGCAacccagatccaaatcccaaaacatcaaataaaatatgtttcggattgtgggtgcatttcatgtgacgcagtccgaAGACATGtcttaagcgatgttcacattcttttaaaaataataataataataaagtggtaaaaagttaaaattggcacattggttcataattgtgtttaaaatcagataaataagccgaatatgacagttgagcgaccgtgctagaaccacggaacccgggaatgcctaacaccttctcccgggttaacagaattccttatccggatttctggtacgcaaactgtaatatggagtcattcttttcctcgattcaggattaaaataggtgacttgggacaccctaaatctcccaagtggcgactctgaaataaataaaccaatcccgttttgattgtcctttaattggaaaaaactcccttgcgccccctcgggtgcgtaaaaaggaggtgtgacacttattTCACATTCTCACTCTATTAGCTATTCGCTTCTCGCCATTTCTTCCCACCTTCTCCGCCACCGCCCTCCACCGCATCACTACCGTGCACAACCTCATTCTCTGCCTCCTCTCTCTCATCATGGCCGTCGACTGCAGCCTCTCCGTCATTCATCGAATGCCACGTCATGATTGGAAATTGATAGTCTGCTTCCCTGCCAATCATACTCTTCCACGTGGACCTTTGTTCTTCTGGGCTAAATTCTTTTACCTTTCCAAAATTCTTGAATTCATAGACACCCTTTTGACCATCCTCAGTAATTCTCGATCACGAAGGCTCACGTTCCTCCACATGTACCACCATGCTACGGTGGCTGTTATCTGTTACCTCACTCTTTCTAGTGCGAATTCACAGTCGATGATCCATGTTGGGGCGATTACAAATTCTTCGGTTCATGTTATAATGTACGCTTATTACTTCCTTTGTGCAATGGGAAAGAGGCCACGGTGGAAGAGGTTGGTCACAAACTGCCAAATTTTTCAATTCATCCTTAACTTCCTATGTGCAGTGGTAACAATGTATTATCACCTCACAACTGAGATTGGGTGCTCTGGGGTTGGAACTTTGTGCTTTAATATGACCTTTAATACCTCACTTTTGCTACTTTTTCTTGACTTTCGTTCCAAGAACTATACCAACAACATGATCATCAAAGACCGTGCTGATAACCAAAAAAATACGTTTATTAGTTTCTAGTTAGCCTCCCTTTTCCGTTGCTTTTATATAGTACTTGGTTTAGTTCGTTTCTATATGCTTATGCAATACTTACATCATTACATCTGTATTTTAGTAAAATTAGGGGCTGTTTGGTTTACATACTATCTATGATGAGATTAGATATTGATATGCTGTAAATAATAATGTAAGAATTCTTATGCAGATATTGCTTactttaagattttttttaatttttaattacttTAAACCAGGGTACTGTatcttttgttaaaaaaaaaagatattacttttatCTCGTTATTGTTAATACATGCATATATCCTTATTTCACATTCTCACTCTATTAGCTCTTCGCTTCTCGCCATTTCTTCCCACCTTCTCCGCCACCGCCCTCCACCGCATCACTAGCGTGCACAGCCTCATTCTCTGCCTCCTCTCTCTCATCATGGGCGTCGACTGCAGCCTCTCCGTCATTCATCAAATGCCACATCATGATTGGAAATGGATAGTCTGCTTCCCTGCCAATCATACTCTTCCACGTGGACCTTTGTTCTTCTGGCTAAATTCTTTTACCTTTCCAAGATTCTTGAATTCATAGACACCCTTTAGATCATCCTCAGTAATTCTCGATCACGAAGGCTCACGTTCCTCCACGTGTACCACCATGCTACGGTGCCTGTTATCTGTTACCTCACTCTTTCTAGTGCGAATTCACAGTCGATGATCCATGTTGGGGTGATTACAAATTCTTCGGTTCATGTTATAATGTACGCTTATTACTTCCTTTGTGCAATGGGAAAGAGGCCACGGTGGAAGAGGTTGGTCACAAACTGCCAAATTTTTCAATTCATCCTTAACTTCCTATGTGCAGTGGCAACAATGTATTATCACCTCACAACTGAGATTGGGTGCTCTGGGGTTGGAACTTTGTGCTTTAATATGACCTTTAATACCTCACTTTTGCTACTTTTTCTTGACTTTCGTTCCAAGAACTATACCAACAACATGATCATCAAAGACCGTGCTGATAACCAAAAAAAATACGTTTATTAGTTTCTAGCTAGCCTCCCTTTTCCGTTGCTTTTATATAGTACTTGGTTTAGTTCGTTTCTATATGCTTATGCAATACTTACATCATTACATTTGTATTTTAGTAAAATTAGGGGCTGTTTGGTTTACATACTATCTATGATGAGATTAGATATTGATATGCCGTAAATAATAATGTAAGAATTCTTATGCAGATATTGCTTactttaagattttttttaatttttaattacttTAAACCAGGGTACTGTatcttttgttaaaaaaaaagatattacttttaacTCGTTATTGTTAATACATGCATATATCCTTATTTCACATTCTCACTCTATTAGCTCTTCGCTTCTCGCCATTTCTTCCCACCTTCTCCGCCACCGCCCTCCACCGCATCACTACCGTGCACAGCCTCATTCTCTGCCTCCTCTCTCTCATCATGGCCGTCGACTGCAGCCTCTCCGTCATTCATCAAATGCCATGTCATGATTGGAAATGGATAGTCTGCTTCCTTGCCAATCATACTCTTCCACGTGGACCTTTGTTCTTCTGGGCTAAATTCTTTTACCTTTCCAAGATTCTTGAATTCATAGACACCCTTTTGATCATCCTCAGTAATTCTCGATCACGAAGGCTCACGTTTCTCCACGTGTACCACCATGCTACGGTGCCTGTTATCTGCTACCTCACTCTTTCTAGTGCGAATTCACAGTCGATGATCCATGTTGGGGTGATTACAAATTCTTCGGTTCATGTTATAATGTACGCTTATTACTTCCTTTGTGCAATGGGAAAGATGCCACGGTGGAAGAGGTTGGTCACAAACTGCCCAATTTTTCAATTCATCCTTAACTTCCTATGTGCAGTGACAACAATGTATTATCACCTCACAACTGAGATTGGGTGCTCTGGGATTGGAACTTTGTGCTTTAATATGACCTTTAATACCTCGCTTTTGCTACTTTTTCTTGACTTTCGTTCCAAGAACTAAACCAACAACATGATCATCAAAGACCGTGCTGATAACCAAAAAAAATTCGTTTATTAGTTTCTAGCTAGCCTCCCTTTTCCGTTACTTTTATATAGTACTTGGTTTAGTTCGTTTCTATATGCTTATGCAATACTTACATCATTACATTTGTATTTTAGTAAAATTAGGGGCTGTTTGGTTTACATACTATCTATGATGAGATTAGATATTGATATGCCGTAAATAATAATGTAAGAATTCTTATGCAGATATTGCTTactttaagattttttttaatttttaattacttTAAACCAGGGTACTGTatcttttgttaaaaaaaaagatattacttttaacTCGTTATTGTTAATACATGCATATATCCTTATTTCACATTCTCACTCTATTAGCTCTTCGCTTCTCGCCATTTCTTCCCACCTTCTCCGCCACCGCCCTCCACCGCATCACTATCGTGCACAGTCTCATTCTCTGCCTCCTCTCTCTCATCATGGCCGTCGACTGCAGCCTCTCCGTCATTCATCAAATGCCACATCATGATTGGAAATGGATAGTCTGCTTCCCTGCCAATCATACTCTTCCACGTGGACCTTTGTTCTTCTGGCTAAATTCTTTTACCTTTCCAAGATTCTTGAATTCATAGACACCCTTTAGATCATCCTCAGTAATTCTCGATCACGAAGGCTCACGTTCCTCCATGTGTACCACCATGCTACGGTGCCTGTTATCTGTTACCTCACTCTTTCTAGTGCGAATTCACAGTCGATGATCCATGTTGGGGTGATTACAAATTCTTCGGTTCATGTTATAATGTACGCTTATTACTTCCTTTGTGCAATGGGAAAGAGGCCACGGTGGAAGAGGTTGGTCACAAACTGCCAAATTTTTCAATTCATCCTTAACTTCCGATGTGCAGTGGCAACAATGTATTATCACCTCACAACTGAGATTGGGTGCTCTGGGGTTGGAACTTTGTGCTTTAATATGACCTTTAATACCTCACTTTTGCTACTTTTTCTTGACTTTCGTTCCAAGAACTATACCAACAACATGATCATCAAAGACCGTGCTGATAACCAAAAAAATCCGTTTATTAGTTTCTAGCTAGCCTCCCTTTTCCGTTGCTTTTATATAGTACTTGGTTTAGTTCGTTTCTACATGCTTATGCAATACTTACATCGTTACATCTGTATTTTAGTAAaattaggggttgtttggtttacaTACTATTTATGATGAGATTAGATATTGATATGCCGTAAATAATAATGTAAGAATTCTTATGCAGATATTGCTTACTTTaggatttgtttttaaaaaaattaattactttAAACCATATGGTATCTTTTGTTTTAAAAAACGATTACTTTTATCTAGTTATTGTTAATACATGCATACATTCTTATTTCACATTCCTCCAACATTAAAATAAGTAATACACATGCATAACTTATTTATGCAACTACTAGCAATGCGAAATTTAATGAGACCAACCGAATGTTGTATTAAGTTATAGTGGAAATGACACCAAGTAGCCACTTTTAAGCatactatttaaaatatattcacagttacaatgtatttaaagattagccatTTTTGTTCAAACTTTTGGACAGAGCGTCCTAGAGTTTAAacctcaaagttcaaacttcaggacatcgtgtcctaaagTTCAAAAATTGTGTCCAGAAATTGGAATCTTATatcttgaattttaaattagtagttcaGGAATTCAGAACAAAGTatcctgaatttcaaattagcagttCAAAAATTCATGATACTAAGTCCTGAAGTTCCAAATTCTGGACACTAATTCCTGAATTtccaaattcaaaatattttgtcCGAAGTTTGGGTgaattggctaatctttaaagACATTATAAATGatggatatattttaaatatcaaACTTAAAAGTGGCTATTGCTGCACTTTGCCCTAAGTTATACAACAATTATCTAATATCATGTACAACCAACCAAATGGTGAGTATAATTTATCCGAAATTGTaagttaaaaattattttttgttaatgCGGTGaaccaaatctaaccaaataaaatatgaaataacaaAGGGAATCTAACAGATAAATTCATTATTCTTTCTGAAACGCCCCTGTGATGGCCCGATAGGCCATCTAGAGCTTTAACCCATAATTCTGTGTTTCAAAAcctttttttatcttttctcaatttacgtgcacagtccgtatcTCTTTTCTGAaagttttttatgtgaaaatttaattaatatgtgaaTTCATACCTTAAaacttatttgagttgacttcagttaatattttgagcaaatagaTCTGCATCCATAGTTTCATGATCCTGGTGGATTCacatcgtaatttgggacttggtcgtatgcccgcaatcgaattcggaagtccctagtgtagacatgtgatttttgaccctccccaagatcttttatatattag includes these proteins:
- the LOC142165199 gene encoding uncharacterized protein LOC142165199 encodes the protein HILTLLAIRFSPFLPTFSATALHRITTVHNLILCLLSLIMAVDCSLSVIHRMPRHDWKLIVCFPANHTLPRGPLFFWAKFFYLSKILEFIDTLLTILSNSRSRRLTFLHMYHHATVAVICYLTLSSANSQSMIHVGAITNSSVHVIMYAYYFLCAMGKRPRWKRLVTNCQIFQFILNFLCAVVTMYYHLTTEIGCSGVGTLCFNMTFNTSLLLLFLDFRSKNYTNNMIIKDRADNQKNTFISF
- the LOC142165201 gene encoding uncharacterized protein LOC142165201, with product MHISLFHILTLLALRFSPFLPTFSATALHRITTVHSLILCLLSLIMAVDCSLSVIHQMPCHDWKWIVCFLANHTLPRGPLFFWAKFFYLSKILEFIDTLLIILSNSRSRRLTFLHVYHHATVPVICYLTLSSANSQSMIHVGVITNSSVHVIMYAYYFLCAMGKMPRWKRLVTNCPIFQFILNFLCAVTTMYYHLTTEIGCSGIGTLCFNMTFNTSLLLLFLDFRSKN